A portion of the Desmodus rotundus isolate HL8 chromosome 8, HLdesRot8A.1, whole genome shotgun sequence genome contains these proteins:
- the ZDHHC3 gene encoding palmitoyltransferase ZDHHC3 isoform X1 has protein sequence MMLIPTHHFRDIERKPVYLQPEKCVPPPYPGPAGTMWFIRDGCGIACAIVTWFLVLYAEFVVLFVMLIPSRDYVYSIINGILFNLLAFLALASHCRAMLTDPGAVPKGNATKEFIESLQLKPGQVVYKCPKCCSIKPDRAHHCSVCKRCIRKMDHHCPWVNNCVGENNQKYFVLFTMYIALISLHALIMVGLHFLHCFEEDWTKCSYFSPPTTVILLILLCFEGLLFLIFTSVMFGTQVHSICTDETGIERLKRKHQPREHRGSWKTVQETFGGNFSPNWFNPFSGPCHPELLNDGDWVRQVASMSDNMETTEERLQERKSEDSVEVTDE, from the exons ATGATGCTCATCCCGACCCACCACTTCCGAGACATTGAGCGGAAGCCAGTGTACCTCCAGCCGGAGAAGTGCGTCCCGCCTCCCTACCCCGGGCCCGCGGGAACCATGTGGTTCATCCGAGACGGCTGTGGCATCGCCTGTGCCATTGTCACCTGGTTTCTGGTCCTCTACGCAGAGTTTGTGGTCCTCTTTGTCATGCTGATTCCGTCCCGAGACTACGTGTACAGCATCATCAATGGCATTCTGTTCAACCTGCTGGCCTTCTTGGCCCTGGCTTCCCACTGCCGGGCCATGCTGACGGACCCC GGGGCAGTGCCTAAAGGAAATGCCACTAAAGAGTTCATCGAGAGCTTACAGCTGAAGCCCGGCCAGGTGGTATACAAGTGCCCCAAGTGCTGCAGCATCAAGCCCGACCGAGCGCACCACTGCAG TGTTTGTAAGCGGTGCATTCGGAAGATGGACCACCACTGTCCCTGGGTCAATAACTGCGTGGGCGAGAACAACCAGAAGTACTTCGTCCTGTTTACA ATGTACATAGCGCTCATCTCCCTGCACGCCCTCATCATGGTGGGGCTCCACTTCCTGCACTGCTTTGAAGAAGACTGGACAA AGTGCAGCTACTTCTCGCCGCCCACCACAGTGATCCTGCTCATCCTGCTGTGCTTCGAGGGGctgctcttcctcatcttcaCGTCGGTGATGTTTGGGACCCAGGTGCACTCCATCTGCACAGATGAGACG GGCATTGAGCGCCTCAAACGAAAGCACCAGCCCAGGGAGCACCGGGGCAGCTGGAAGACGGTCCAAGAGACCTTTGGCGGGAACTTCTCCCCGAACTGGTTCAACCCCTTCTCCGGCCCGTGTCACCCAGAGCTTCTCAACGACGGGGACTGGGTGCGGCAGGTGGCATCCATGTCAGACAACATGGAAACGACGGAGGAGAGGCTGCAGGAGAGGAAGTCCGAGGACTCGGTGGAGGTGACAGACGAGTGA
- the ZDHHC3 gene encoding palmitoyltransferase ZDHHC3 isoform X2, translating to MMLIPTHHFRDIERKPVYLQPEKCVPPPYPGPAGTMWFIRDGCGIACAIVTWFLVLYAEFVVLFVMLIPSRDYVYSIINGILFNLLAFLALASHCRAMLTDPGAVPKGNATKEFIESLQLKPGQVVYKCPKCCSIKPDRAHHCSVCKRCIRKMDHHCPWVNNCVGENNQKYFVLFTMYIALISLHALIMVGLHFLHCFEEDWTKCSYFSPPTTVILLILLCFEGLLFLIFTSVMFGTQVHSICTDETGIEQLKKEERRWAKKTKWMNMKAVFGHPFSLGWASPFATPDQGKADPSQYVV from the exons ATGATGCTCATCCCGACCCACCACTTCCGAGACATTGAGCGGAAGCCAGTGTACCTCCAGCCGGAGAAGTGCGTCCCGCCTCCCTACCCCGGGCCCGCGGGAACCATGTGGTTCATCCGAGACGGCTGTGGCATCGCCTGTGCCATTGTCACCTGGTTTCTGGTCCTCTACGCAGAGTTTGTGGTCCTCTTTGTCATGCTGATTCCGTCCCGAGACTACGTGTACAGCATCATCAATGGCATTCTGTTCAACCTGCTGGCCTTCTTGGCCCTGGCTTCCCACTGCCGGGCCATGCTGACGGACCCC GGGGCAGTGCCTAAAGGAAATGCCACTAAAGAGTTCATCGAGAGCTTACAGCTGAAGCCCGGCCAGGTGGTATACAAGTGCCCCAAGTGCTGCAGCATCAAGCCCGACCGAGCGCACCACTGCAG TGTTTGTAAGCGGTGCATTCGGAAGATGGACCACCACTGTCCCTGGGTCAATAACTGCGTGGGCGAGAACAACCAGAAGTACTTCGTCCTGTTTACA ATGTACATAGCGCTCATCTCCCTGCACGCCCTCATCATGGTGGGGCTCCACTTCCTGCACTGCTTTGAAGAAGACTGGACAA AGTGCAGCTACTTCTCGCCGCCCACCACAGTGATCCTGCTCATCCTGCTGTGCTTCGAGGGGctgctcttcctcatcttcaCGTCGGTGATGTTTGGGACCCAGGTGCACTCCATCTGCACAGATGAGACG GGAATAGAACAattgaaaaaggaagagagaagatgggctaaaaaaacaaaatggatgAACATGAAAGCCGTTTTCGGCCACCCCTTCTCTCTAGGCTGGGCCAGCCCCTTTGCCACGCCAGACCAAGGGAAGGCAGACCCGTCCCAGTACGTGGTCTGA
- the ZDHHC3 gene encoding palmitoyltransferase ZDHHC3 isoform X3, which produces MMLIPTHHFRDIERKPVYLQPEKCVPPPYPGPAGTMWFIRDGCGIACAIVTWFLVLYAEFVVLFVMLIPSRDYVYSIINGILFNLLAFLALASHCRAMLTDPGAVPKGNATKEFIESLQLKPGQVVYKCPKCCSIKPDRAHHCSVCKRCIRKMDHHCPWVNNCVGENNQKYFVLFTMYIALISLHALIMVGLHFLHCFEEDWTRPLTSLDLRQAYGLPREAAVGARLSLPEKEQPLKVSPAECSYFSPPTTVILLILLCFEGLLFLIFTSVMFGTQVHSICTDETGIERLKRKHQPREHRGSWKTVQETFGGNFSPNWFNPFSGPCHPELLNDGDWVRQVASMSDNMETTEERLQERKSEDSVEVTDE; this is translated from the exons ATGATGCTCATCCCGACCCACCACTTCCGAGACATTGAGCGGAAGCCAGTGTACCTCCAGCCGGAGAAGTGCGTCCCGCCTCCCTACCCCGGGCCCGCGGGAACCATGTGGTTCATCCGAGACGGCTGTGGCATCGCCTGTGCCATTGTCACCTGGTTTCTGGTCCTCTACGCAGAGTTTGTGGTCCTCTTTGTCATGCTGATTCCGTCCCGAGACTACGTGTACAGCATCATCAATGGCATTCTGTTCAACCTGCTGGCCTTCTTGGCCCTGGCTTCCCACTGCCGGGCCATGCTGACGGACCCC GGGGCAGTGCCTAAAGGAAATGCCACTAAAGAGTTCATCGAGAGCTTACAGCTGAAGCCCGGCCAGGTGGTATACAAGTGCCCCAAGTGCTGCAGCATCAAGCCCGACCGAGCGCACCACTGCAG TGTTTGTAAGCGGTGCATTCGGAAGATGGACCACCACTGTCCCTGGGTCAATAACTGCGTGGGCGAGAACAACCAGAAGTACTTCGTCCTGTTTACA ATGTACATAGCGCTCATCTCCCTGCACGCCCTCATCATGGTGGGGCTCCACTTCCTGCACTGCTTTGAAGAAGACTGGACAA GGCCCCTCACTTCATTAGATCTCCGGCAAGCCTATGGACTGCCCAGGGAAGCAGCAGTAGGGGCCCGACTCTCCCTTCCTGAAAAAGAGCAGCCCCTTAAAGTCAGCCCCGCAG AGTGCAGCTACTTCTCGCCGCCCACCACAGTGATCCTGCTCATCCTGCTGTGCTTCGAGGGGctgctcttcctcatcttcaCGTCGGTGATGTTTGGGACCCAGGTGCACTCCATCTGCACAGATGAGACG GGCATTGAGCGCCTCAAACGAAAGCACCAGCCCAGGGAGCACCGGGGCAGCTGGAAGACGGTCCAAGAGACCTTTGGCGGGAACTTCTCCCCGAACTGGTTCAACCCCTTCTCCGGCCCGTGTCACCCAGAGCTTCTCAACGACGGGGACTGGGTGCGGCAGGTGGCATCCATGTCAGACAACATGGAAACGACGGAGGAGAGGCTGCAGGAGAGGAAGTCCGAGGACTCGGTGGAGGTGACAGACGAGTGA